Within Candidatus Aminicenantes bacterium, the genomic segment TTGCGGCGTTCCTTTTCGCGGGGGTCCCGGGTGAGCATGCCGGCGGATTTCAGTTGCGGGCGCAATTCGGAATTGAACTCCAGCAAAGCCCGGGCGATGCCGAGCTGAATCGCATCTGCTTGAGCGGAAACCCCACCACCGCATACACTGAGGAATACATCGAAGTTTTCCATGGTATTGGTGGCGGTCAGGGGTTTGTAAATAGTTAGTTTGTGGTTTTTCAACGGGAAGTACTCTTCAAACAGGCGGGAACGCTTGTTGACTGCCAGCTTGAACTCACCTTTTCCGGGTCTCAAGTACACCCTGGCGATACTGGTTTTGCGCCTGCCGGTGCCGTAATATTGAACGATACTCAACGTGTTCCTCCTTGAATGTTGATG encodes:
- a CDS encoding 30S ribosomal protein S9, with the protein product MSIVQYYGTGRRKTSIARVYLRPGKGEFKLAVNKRSRLFEEYFPLKNHKLTIYKPLTATNTMENFDVFLSVCGGGVSAQADAIQLGIARALLEFNSELRPQLKSAGMLTRDPREKERRKYGLLKARKASQYHKR